The window GAGAATCGATATCAGATAACTAAAGCCACGACGATGTCTTTTATGTTTAATTCATCCTCACAACTTTTGTGCAAAAGAGAGTTGCGAATTAGACTTTTGGATACAAGAAAGACTacgtttgtcaaaaaaaaattgactccTAACACAAACTTCAACACTCCAAGAATAACAAGAACACTCAAGTATAAACTACGAACAAAAGTTTCAGAACTTTGCTTTCTTGGTGCTTTGGTTTTAATTCAATGACATGTGGAGAGAATATAAGTTTTTTCTATCAGCACTTGTAGATATATGTGATTTTGTTGGAAAGTAGGTCAATCCAAATTTCAGAATTCGTCCTCTACTTCGTCCACTACTTATAGAGGTTTAAGTTTCCATTTCTAAAATGGTCGGGTTCGACAACCATTCAAAAATTTCTAAAAGATAAAATGTAATGTGGAATGTCTCTTCCATTGAATTCAATCTCTAGCTTAGTGCATGTTTCTGACGTGTTTTGAATACCATATACGAAGTATCATAATTAAAATCGAATGATAACACATGTATAAATAATTTGAATTCGAAGTAGCACTGACCATTCGCTCGATTGGCTCATCAAACTATTGTTGCTGCGCGCCCGGCCACCAGTATGGACTAGCAAATGTAGTGTGAATTATCATACACGAATATTATTTCACGACTTAACGTTAATTCTTTTGCCAACATTATATTTTTTGTGCAAAAAAACGTAACCAAACCAAATATGCAAAAGTAACCACCTATCAAATATAGATTGTTTTTTATCCACTTATTACACAAACACAAACGTTGATTTCAGTGCAGAAAGACTCAACTAGAACAACAATGGCAAATGGTAAGGAGACTCTCTAAATAGTGAGACTCTTCATAGATTTTCAATTACTTCATGTTTTTTACACAATATTTTGTAATATTGGCACAGAATTAATGTTAAATTATGAGGTGGTAGAAAGTCTACGAAGAGTTCCACTTTAAAAAAAtctctttagcatttctcttgtGATATTGGGGCAGGTATCTGAGCAAAACTGCAATGGTGGTTTTAATCATATCATGTAGTATTGTAAGTGGCATGGGATTCCTAACCCACTATCCAGGTGATGGTGATGATCAGTAAAATACATGTAACTAAGGTTGAGGTTGCTGAAAAATTCAAATCTGATGATGGACGAGTGAAAATTATTGTCTTGCCATGCTCTCTCAAGTGTGACACATGCTTTTTGGGGTCATTGGCCGTATACAAGGACTTCTGTTTTCTTCTGAGTAATTCATGAGCCATTTGTTACTTGTCCAAGAATACAAGAATTTTGTTTCGAACAattgataaaattaaatatgaccTACGTACGTGATGACTAAGAATTATTGTTTTGCCCTACCCTGGACATGTTATGTAGACCTTAATTTGTAAGTTGGGGGAAAACATCGATAATAAAAACCCCTTTCTTCCTTGCCATTGCCCCCAGTCGGTTTTGTTTTTCTAAAATCTTCACAATACTATGTTTGTTTCACTCATACCTTCAGTACTTGATGAAACTATACTGTGAGTATTTCTACGCAATTGCAAATCAACCAACCAAATGATACTTTGCTTGCCAATAAAGTAAGATCAGGATCGCCAGAACTTCTAGCAAGTCATCATGCATTTCCCTAGTGTAAATACTATAAATGGATCGAGACATGAAACTCGCCATACATTATTTGAAAACATTTGTCATTCTGATCAACACAAGCAATTAAGTGAATCGCATTAAGCAAAAACTTTGTCAACTGTCATTACTATTCAAATTCTAGAAGTAGAGTGACCAAGACATCCAAAACAAGAGCTTAATTAGCTAGCTACATGGGATTGAGCAGAAAATTAAACTAGCTATAACAAAAAAGTTAAACTAGAAAATTAGGAGAGTATGGGTTCTCTATCTcattctcctctctctctagtaccaaaaaaaaaaacaaaaacactggGGTTTGCTGTCACCCATCTATTCAAAGTCTAGTCGCACCCACTCAACTGACTTCCCCACCCACCGTGCACCCACCCATTTTACATCACCACCACCATATCTGATAGACTGGTACCCTCCTTCCCCTTCCAttattattttatcaaaaaTCTTCAGGCAGAATCTCAACAGTGCTGCCAAATACCAAACATATCAGATTCCTCCAAGCAAATTTCCCATTTTCCATGGAAGGAGAAACAAGGATGACGTCACCTCCCCTGCTACTTTTCCTAAATATACCCCACCAAccactctctctccccccttaCCTGCAGCACCTTCCTTCTGGTTCCCCCTCACCCCTTCTTCCTTCATTGCCCCGGACATGACCTGAAAATCTGGGATTTTTTCGAATATTATATTCGAAAAATAGGGGATTTTTTTCCCAAGTGGGGACTGGATATTAAAATGGGGGATTTTTTCCCAAGTGAGATGTGGgaggttaaaaataaaaattatatatatatatatttggaagtCAATCAATTCAAAAGCGGACGTCACATCGGAAGATCTCTATCCTCGGCGATTTCTCGTTGGTTTGACATCTCCGGAGAAAGTAGTGAATTCCTGTTCCACATCACAACACACAAATATCAATCAATTGCATTTGTGAAAATCGGTGCTCCCTCATTTTCTTTATGATGCAGCGAAAGTAGAATTGAGTTAAATCACACGATATAAATCAATAATAAGAAACTCATTAGTTATCAAAGTTAAATATCGAATTCATTTATAAATACCGTTGAATTGTAGTACTAGCGACAAACTCATTACTTTCTATAaatttttcatttgtttctgggTTCTGAAAACCACCGATATCCCATGCATAGACGCTAGTTTTTTCTGGCCCTACAAGAAGCCTACTGCTGCCTGCTATAGGTTCAACGTCAAAACCATCAATTAATATTTGAGCggcttaaaattaaatattgccAGTCAAGATCTGTGCAATCCATAATCTGAAATGTTTGGTGCAAGTTTATAATATCTCACACAATTAATTTAGACTACAAATTATGTAACATGGCAACAGTACGAgatatttgacaaaaataattgAATGCTCAACCCTAAGGAAATTGATCATACGAAAAAGGAACGAAAAACCTAAACCCTAGAGAAATAAGAGAAACTTGAGTAGAACCGTCTTATTAAAGTAGCTTTACACAGAGTAAAGACCAACGTGAAGttaaataagaacaaaatatagGAGTAGCTATGTTCTGTGAAAGAGGCGGGTATGGATAATGTGGTCGGAGCGTTATTTTTCGGTTTTTTCTCTAGGGAAATATATCACtcgaaaaaaaagaaggaaaaaaaaaaaccctagaaGCATGAGAGAAGCTTCGGTATTGGTTATTCTACTAAGGCAGCTATCACACCGAATAGGACCAACCTGAAATTAAGTCGATTGTGACAAAAGTACAGAAGCGTGGACAACGCACAAGTAACGTACGTGATCCAAGTGTTCCTACCAATATTTTTCTCATGGAAAATTTGCAAAATTAAAGATCGTATAACAGCTAGCAAATAAGGAGACCGCTTTCACAAAGAGTCGGTGCCTAAAAATATCCCACATAGGGCATAACAGCTATTTTGTGTATGTGTCTAACATAGAGGAAAAATGGAAAACCATGAATGCTTTGAACACACCAGTCAGTCCACAAAAGCTGCCCTCATGATTTGCAACCGtgttaaatttttaatattttggttttttaattaCAATGGTCTCAAATTGATACTTTAGTTTTTGAGATTGAAATTTGATAGAAGTGATTCTTGAGTTTGCGCACCGTCAATTATTTTGATCTTTATGTGAAAATCTACGTTAAATGGAAAAGCAAGTGGAGGTGTTGATTGGACGATTACTATCAATTAAACATAGGTTTTTCACTGAAGGCCAAAATAATATACAGTGTCAAACTTTAGaatcacttctatcgattttaaatctcaaaaacTAAAGTAAGAAGTTATACTAATCTTAAgtactattttggctaaaaagtttttttcataaaaaaaataaacaaataaaaaattagaagcaAATCAACTCAAAGCCAAAACTGACCTTAATTGGGCAAAAGTTGGGTTGGGTCCAACCCTTGTTTCGGCTCAATTGTAGGCTTAAAACTTGTcactttttgtaaaaaaaatagtcCGAACATGTTACTTCCCACCCACATTGATATCAATTACCACACATATATGCATTGATAATTCTGAATCGTTGATTGATACTGAATGTATTATGTCATACTAATGACTTACTAATCATACCAATTAAGTTAATCGTTTCGTTGGGGAGAAAGGAGATAACAtattttactaattttttttctagacTCAACACAGACACTATCATTTGCTCTTAAAATAATCTGTCTCGTGAGAGGAAACAAAATGAGCTTTCTAAAAAGGAAATGCCACCGCAAAATATGCTCTTATAATACACTACCCATGTAATTATATAGTATGATCATTAGGATAACGATAGTTTAGGGGGTTTACGTACCCTGTGTTGGTCGGCATAATTATAAGCAGCAGAAGGGTACAATTGTTGCTGGCCGTGAGTCGGACCCTGGCTCGACATCGACAAACTCGATGATGAGCCATCTGGGGTcgatggttccgactcgtggtGCTCAGCTGCCTGCTGCTGGCACTCCAagttcaccccaaatagcctcaGTACCTTCGAGTTCCCAACCGATGTCGTTTGGTTCATATTCTGAACATCAGACCCTGCAACAATAACAATTATTAAACACATGCATGAAATTAAATACATACCCCCAATTTCTTACCGTAATTTTACAAAGGACCAATGTACTTGGTTATTTATTTGGGTCACATGTCTGTAACAAAACAACAATGCTAAACATGACCGCAATTTGTACCGTCTCAACTGAACATCTAATTTAGTATATCGATTCATACAGCTTACTTGGAAATATAATCTAAACCCGAGAGCACATTCTTCCCGAGTAATAGGAAGGTGATTTTCACGCACTTTCACGTGCGTGTAAACAAGAATTAAAAACGTTTAAATTATGTTTTTACGAAATTAAATGAGTGGGAAACTGTAAGAGatagggtttttgttttttttattttttggtcaaaaaaaaaaaaaacaattaagagGATATACATCACCTGCTGCATGTAGACAGTCAGGTGGGTATGGCGCCACACCATGACAGTAGTGGTGCGCAGGATAAGACGAGCCGTGATGCGGTGCAGGATACAACATCCTGGTCCAACCTCCGCCACCACCACTGCTACTCTCAACCCCTCCTCCGCTAACCTGAGCACCGCTATCGTGCGCCGGGACCGCGTTGCGGCGTCTCCAGCCGATGAAGAGTCGATCCGTGTGGGCCCGGAGCCGCTCGAACGAAACGACGTCGCCTGCGTCGAGGCGCTTCTCCTTGACGTACCGGCTCCAGCCCTTGGTGAGGACGTAGCTCTGGCTGCTGTTCCAGTAGGAGTAGCGGAACCGCCACGACTTCCCGGACTCGTCCTCGAAACTGAGCAGGAGGCCCGAGTCTCCGCCGCCGAGCGGGAAGTACTTCTCCGCGTGCTGCTTGGGAATCACGAGGCGGTTGAGCTTGCCGACGTCGCTGGGGGTCAAGGGCTTCTCGAACATGGGCTCTTTCTCGTCGTAGGAGTCGATGCGGGGATGCGGCGGCGGGGGCTGGAGTTGGTCTGATTCGTTGGGATCGATGGCGTCGTGGTGGTTGAGGTTGAAATTGAAGGTGGTTGTAGGGGTGTGGAAATGGGTGGGGGACATGGGAGTGGCGGGGTCTTGGGAGTTGAGCTGCAAGGGTTGGAAACTGGGATGGGGGTGGCTGCCACCATCTTGATAAAATTGGGGGATGATATGGGTTCTGCTGTGGGGGTGTCCTGAGGAGTCATCTTGTTGGTGGGGGTTAGAATTAGCACTGGAGGTGTTCCACCACTGGGTTTCTGAGAGGTCTGAGGAGAAGTGGTTTATGGACATTTCCAcagagtgagagaaagagagagagagagagatggagatggAGATGGAGAAATTGAGAAATGGGGTTCTGGTTTTGGGGACGAATAATGGGATGGGGAAGTTAAGCTAGCTAGCTAGAGATGTAGAGCGATAGGGGTAAAggggtatgtgtgtgtgtgtgtgtgtgtgtgtgtgtgtgtgtgtgggtgggTGGTGGTGAGACGGAAGGGGGAGGGAATAGGCGTGCAGATTATGGGGCTGATGAGAACTATTTGACGGAAGGTAGCTACCCCAAAGATATTGACAACAATGttagagggggagagagagagagtgggaaAATGTAAGTACGAGAGTACTACTTTAAGGTTTTGCGTGAGGGAAAAACTCAATCATTATTTTCAGTGTAAATTCCCATATTCTACTACTACtttctttgtgtttttttgttGGGATTTTGAGTGAAgagaatttttaattgaatattGCTTTTGTTGTGAAAAATATGTAGGAGATATGCAAGTCGCTTATTCAAACCGACAAAATTTGATGATTAGTATTACACTTATTATTTAATTGTATTTTTACTTGTATCATCTATTTAATAGAAGTAGGATTTGTCAGCGTATGTGATTTTCATTTCTATTATAAAGATGGTAAAAATAGATGATAAGAATaacatttttgaaatttgatataCTCACTAAGACAAAGTGATTTCACGTACAATAATGAAGCCTACCTATATATTATTCAAACGCAAGAAACTGACCATACTCTCGTTAATATAGATGGTTTCATGTATAAAATGGGGCATACAACTATTACATCATAACAACCACGTAATTAGTTAGTTTTGTGTGCTTAAATAGTgtataaagataaattaataaaagGAGACTGGTGTTTTCTGAATTGGGCACAGCATGTATGTGGATGAATCTCTTGAGCAAGAAAGAGAGGGTCTTGTGGCAACGTGGATGAAACTATTTGTTTGGAAACACCCCATGTTATTGCTACATTGCCAAACAAATCAAATTGTAACACCTCTGACGTAATAATTGGCCACCTGGTTCTTCATCAATTCCATGCAATGGCCAAGCCGGCCTAGCCTAGCACTTGGTTTTCTAGACCATATATATGGGACACTTGAgattagtttttttcttttttttttttgggtaaacttGAGATATCCCCCCCTCCCTTCCATATGTTTCAAGCTCGTTTACTCATATGTAATCAAAATGGGAAGAATTAAATTGAAGATGAACTGGAAGGAGATGACTTAGAATTGATttatgttgaagttgtttattAAAACCTTATGGAAACGATTAAAATTAGTATAGATTCTATAtaaattgtttactaattcacttgagtttttggttaaattttatATGCTATTTAATAGAGCAAAAAAATGTTAAGCACACtggaatttaattattttattttattttaattattgttaTTAATATTGTTAAATGTCATTAAAATGGGTACCATTTGGTGGTGTTGGGTTAATGCGAAGGGCAATTTTAGGATTTTAGAAATAAGTGAGGGTAGAACGGGGAGGAAAAATTCATTCTGATTCACCAAAAACCCATAATTAAATTCCCACCTAAATGTAGGGAATTTATTCCTCTAAATTTTGGAGTTGGATTCCAAAATTTGCGTGGTTCTCACCAACCTTTTGAATTTcccaatatttaataaacattgGAGTATCTtgtaatcaaatttcaactccCGACCGATTATCTTTACATAAACATGCCATAACTAGAAGAATTCACTCGTAAACCTATGAATCCAATTGAACAAAACAAGTTAGTTTGTCTTTTCTCTCTCCAAATTACTTATACAAGAAGTTTGATTTACAATACTTACTGCAATTCTCAGTCGTTCCTGTGTGCATAACGCACTGAGGATTATTTGTAAATTAAACAAGTGACAACCGAGATTAGAATCAGTAGGCATTGGGCAAGAAGGATGTTTCAATGGGGAAAAGGAAATGTAGCTGCACAGAAGAATAGTAATATCACGTGCAGGACAGCATTATTGGTGTTTGGCCATTCCGGCCTGGATTTAAACGGGGATTGGAGGTGGTGGGATACATAAATCCACAGATCCCTTCCCTTTCCAATAAGCATGcaggagagagatagagaggagTGGATGGGATGGGATAAGATTTGTCCAATTGGGAGAATAATACAATaaaatacaaacacaaatacaaaTAGGCTTTGTTTTTG is drawn from Malus domestica chromosome 14, GDT2T_hap1 and contains these coding sequences:
- the LOC103454129 gene encoding B3 domain-containing protein At2g36080 — translated: MSINHFSSDLSETQWWNTSSANSNPHQQDDSSGHPHSRTHIIPQFYQDGGSHPHPSFQPLQLNSQDPATPMSPTHFHTPTTTFNFNLNHHDAIDPNESDQLQPPPPHPRIDSYDEKEPMFEKPLTPSDVGKLNRLVIPKQHAEKYFPLGGGDSGLLLSFEDESGKSWRFRYSYWNSSQSYVLTKGWSRYVKEKRLDAGDVVSFERLRAHTDRLFIGWRRRNAVPAHDSGAQVSGGGVESSSGGGGGWTRMLYPAPHHGSSYPAHHYCHGVAPYPPDCLHAAGSDVQNMNQTTSVGNSKVLRLFGVNLECQQQAAEHHESEPSTPDGSSSSLSMSSQGPTHGQQQLYPSAAYNYADQHREFTTFSGDVKPTRNRRG